A genomic window from Cricetulus griseus strain 17A/GY chromosome 4, alternate assembly CriGri-PICRH-1.0, whole genome shotgun sequence includes:
- the Izumo1r gene encoding sperm-egg fusion protein Juno isoform X1 translates to MAQWWQILLGLWTVMSTVTGDKPVNICMNAKHHKREPGPEDKLFLECVPWKDNACCTFTTSWEAHLDELLFFNFSMLHCGLLTPVCHKHFIQAVCLHECSPNLGPWIQLVRRQEANPCNSLPLIKGWHLQEVVPNRQEEQVQGVPLCLEDCEEWWEDCRSSYTCKSNWHSSFHSSQEKNHCPAQAPCRPFPDYFPTPSDLCEKIWSNTFKASPEHRNSGRCLQKWFEPTQGNPNVEVALHFANSASAWKLSYTLTSFSLYLLLHS, encoded by the exons ATGGCACAGTGGTGGCAGATACTCTTGGGATTGTGGACAGTCATGTCCACTGTGACAGGAGACAAGCCAGTCAACATCTGCATGAATGCCAAGCACCACAAGCGAGAGCCTGGCCCAGAAGACAAGCTCTTCTTGGAG TGCGTCCCCTGGAAGGACAATGCCTGCTGCACATTCACCACGAGCTGGGAAGCCCACCTGGATGAGCTCCTGTTCTTTAACTTCAGCATGTTGCACTGTGGACTGCTGACCCCGGTCTGTCATAAGCACTTCATCCAGGCCGTCTGCCTTCACGAGTGTTCCCCTAACCTGGGGCCTTGGATCCAGCTGGTGAGGAGACAGGAGGCAAATCCCTGCAACAGCCTTCCATTAATCAAAGGCTGGCATCTCCAGGAG GTGGTCCCAAACAGGCAGGAAGAGCAGGTTCAGGGCGTGCCCCTGTGCCTGGAGGATTGTGAGGAATGGTGGGAAGATTGCCGCTCATCCTACACTTGCAAATCCAACTGGCATAGCAGCTTCCACTCCAGTCAAG AGAAGaaccactgcccagcacaggcGCCCTGCCGCCCTTTCCCAGATtacttccccacccccagtgatctGTGTGAGAAGATTTGGAGCaacacattcaaggccagccctgaacACAGGAATAGTGGACGGTGTCTACAGAAGTGGTTTGAGCCCACTCAGGGCAACCCCAATGTGGAAGTGGCCCTCCACTTTGCCAACTCTGCCTCAGCCTGGAAGCTTTCTTACACCCTTACAtccttctctctgtatctgcTGCTCCATTCCTGA
- the Izumo1r gene encoding sperm-egg fusion protein Juno isoform X2: MAQWWQILLGLWTVMSTVTGDKPVNICMNAKHHKREPGPEDKLFLECVPWKDNACCTFTTSWEAHLDELLFFNFSMLHCGLLTPVCHKHFIQAVCLHECSPNLGPWIQLVVPNRQEEQVQGVPLCLEDCEEWWEDCRSSYTCKSNWHSSFHSSQEKNHCPAQAPCRPFPDYFPTPSDLCEKIWSNTFKASPEHRNSGRCLQKWFEPTQGNPNVEVALHFANSASAWKLSYTLTSFSLYLLLHS, encoded by the exons ATGGCACAGTGGTGGCAGATACTCTTGGGATTGTGGACAGTCATGTCCACTGTGACAGGAGACAAGCCAGTCAACATCTGCATGAATGCCAAGCACCACAAGCGAGAGCCTGGCCCAGAAGACAAGCTCTTCTTGGAG TGCGTCCCCTGGAAGGACAATGCCTGCTGCACATTCACCACGAGCTGGGAAGCCCACCTGGATGAGCTCCTGTTCTTTAACTTCAGCATGTTGCACTGTGGACTGCTGACCCCGGTCTGTCATAAGCACTTCATCCAGGCCGTCTGCCTTCACGAGTGTTCCCCTAACCTGGGGCCTTGGATCCAGCTG GTGGTCCCAAACAGGCAGGAAGAGCAGGTTCAGGGCGTGCCCCTGTGCCTGGAGGATTGTGAGGAATGGTGGGAAGATTGCCGCTCATCCTACACTTGCAAATCCAACTGGCATAGCAGCTTCCACTCCAGTCAAG AGAAGaaccactgcccagcacaggcGCCCTGCCGCCCTTTCCCAGATtacttccccacccccagtgatctGTGTGAGAAGATTTGGAGCaacacattcaaggccagccctgaacACAGGAATAGTGGACGGTGTCTACAGAAGTGGTTTGAGCCCACTCAGGGCAACCCCAATGTGGAAGTGGCCCTCCACTTTGCCAACTCTGCCTCAGCCTGGAAGCTTTCTTACACCCTTACAtccttctctctgtatctgcTGCTCCATTCCTGA